A window of the Roseburia sp. 831b genome harbors these coding sequences:
- a CDS encoding IS110 family transposase, with translation MNVKARRTKKQVNVENQAIKLLSKEELSRKIEVVEKELRSYTWRELETNGKFAKNDKLSFITDDMLIVGCDIGSENHYIRAIDVRGRELSSGAFEFSNTSEGFANAKAWVLALAAKHDKKQIVLGLEPTGHYWFALAAWMISNGISVVQVNPYAVKQSKEIEDNSQVKDDRKDPKLIANLVKDGNYGMPYLPEKVYADMRRLSMFRDQLTEDRIRNINRLHRELKIYFPEYMDAFGKIDGAFTLEVLKVSAIPSDITALGAEGIKNIWHNVKLRGRGYSRANEIVSYAEKSVGLTDGTDAGREAVKWYAEQILKLDEQLAVIESTLHEKCREIPYAENILEIKGVGENILAGILAEMGDISRFDDVKEIQKLSGMGLVACSSGKHKGQTKISHRGRKRLRYWLFQAAKSAVSHADEFKQLHEYYTTRTNNPLKKMQSLVVIACKILRVIYTILKTGTTYDPQKLLKDIKHLAASQVPMAA, from the coding sequence ATGAATGTTAAAGCAAGAAGAACAAAAAAGCAAGTAAATGTAGAAAATCAGGCAATAAAGCTTCTGTCAAAAGAAGAATTGAGCAGGAAAATAGAGGTGGTAGAAAAAGAACTGAGATCCTATACCTGGCGTGAACTTGAAACAAACGGTAAATTTGCCAAGAACGATAAACTCTCTTTCATTACGGATGACATGCTTATAGTAGGATGCGATATAGGTAGTGAGAATCATTATATTAGGGCAATCGATGTCAGAGGAAGAGAGTTAAGCAGCGGAGCATTCGAGTTTAGCAATACTTCAGAAGGCTTTGCGAATGCCAAGGCATGGGTGCTGGCACTTGCGGCAAAACACGATAAGAAACAGATAGTACTGGGTCTTGAACCGACAGGTCACTACTGGTTTGCGTTGGCTGCATGGATGATTTCAAACGGAATCAGCGTTGTCCAGGTAAATCCATATGCCGTAAAGCAGAGTAAAGAAATAGAAGACAATAGCCAGGTCAAGGATGACAGAAAAGATCCGAAACTGATTGCAAATCTTGTGAAAGATGGAAACTACGGAATGCCTTATCTTCCAGAAAAAGTTTACGCAGACATGAGAAGACTCTCCATGTTCAGGGATCAGCTTACCGAAGACAGGATAAGAAATATCAATCGTCTTCACCGAGAATTGAAAATCTATTTTCCAGAATACATGGACGCATTTGGAAAAATAGATGGAGCGTTTACTTTGGAAGTACTGAAAGTATCAGCTATCCCATCGGATATCACAGCACTGGGAGCAGAAGGCATAAAAAATATCTGGCACAATGTAAAACTAAGAGGACGCGGTTACAGCAGAGCCAATGAAATCGTGAGCTATGCAGAGAAAAGTGTGGGATTAACGGATGGAACGGATGCAGGGCGTGAAGCAGTGAAATGGTATGCAGAACAGATCCTGAAGCTGGATGAGCAGCTTGCTGTGATTGAAAGTACTTTACATGAAAAATGCAGGGAAATACCTTACGCAGAAAACATACTTGAAATCAAAGGTGTAGGTGAAAACATACTGGCTGGAATACTGGCAGAAATGGGAGATATCAGCAGATTTGATGATGTGAAGGAAATCCAGAAACTAAGCGGTATGGGGCTGGTGGCATGCAGTTCAGGCAAGCATAAAGGACAGACAAAAATCAGCCACAGAGGACGCAAGAGACTTAGGTACTGGCTGTTCCAGGCAGCAAAGTCAGCGGTGTCGCATGCAGATGAATTTAAGCAGCTACATGAGTACTATACAACACGAACCAACAATCCGCTGAAAAAGATGCAGTCACTGGTTGTGATAGCCTGCAAGATACTGAGGGTGATTTACACGATTCTAAAGACAGGAACAACTTATGATCCGCAGAAACTGTTGAAAGATATCAAACATCTGGCAGCTTCACAGGTACCAATGGCAGCATAG
- a CDS encoding IS110 family transposase, giving the protein MIKEDFIYVGIDLHKETHTAVMIDCYNNKLGEITFANRPADFPKLVTKVKKCNTDGKAVVYGLENAYGYGRSLAVWLIDKGYLVKDVNTAISHRQAKHRGAMYRKSDSDDAEAIALATLNMLDKLPDACPNDTYWSLGQLVHRRDNIMKQRTRLVNQLHEQLCIAYPSYKSFFNDISRPTALYFWEHYPSRKYLKGKSVEDLREELVPVSHNKCSTKTCENILNAVAGDKVKNIDYQDARDMVTLSIVSDLQHYDSQLAEVDKMLEQMYKMLGCTLTTIPGVNVITAVKILSEIGDIKRFANANKLAQFAGIAPLHLSSSGKGKDFATKQGNRRLQATIYFLAIQMVQVSSKGTPRNPVVRAYYEKRKAEGKSSQQALICISRRLISIIYGMLKNGTEYRMPVVENAGENM; this is encoded by the coding sequence ATGATTAAAGAAGATTTTATTTACGTGGGTATTGATTTACATAAAGAGACCCACACAGCAGTTATGATTGACTGCTATAACAACAAACTGGGCGAGATTACTTTCGCCAACAGACCAGCCGATTTTCCTAAGCTGGTTACTAAAGTAAAAAAATGTAATACTGATGGAAAAGCTGTAGTTTATGGTCTTGAGAATGCTTATGGTTATGGTCGTTCTCTTGCAGTGTGGCTGATTGATAAGGGGTATCTGGTTAAGGATGTAAATACCGCCATATCTCATCGTCAGGCGAAACACAGAGGTGCCATGTACCGAAAAAGTGACAGTGATGATGCGGAAGCTATTGCTCTGGCAACTTTAAATATGCTTGATAAACTTCCAGATGCCTGCCCCAATGACACTTACTGGTCACTTGGTCAGCTGGTGCATCGTAGGGATAATATCATGAAGCAGAGAACCAGACTGGTGAATCAGTTGCATGAACAGTTATGCATTGCATATCCGTCGTATAAGTCGTTTTTTAACGATATTAGCAGACCTACTGCACTGTATTTCTGGGAACATTACCCATCCAGAAAATATCTGAAGGGTAAGAGTGTGGAGGATTTGCGTGAGGAACTTGTTCCTGTCAGTCATAACAAGTGTTCCACCAAGACCTGCGAAAATATCTTAAATGCGGTAGCTGGTGATAAAGTAAAAAATATCGATTATCAAGACGCCAGAGATATGGTGACTCTTAGCATTGTCAGTGATTTACAGCACTATGATAGCCAACTGGCAGAAGTAGACAAGATGCTGGAACAGATGTATAAGATGCTGGGCTGTACACTTACAACCATCCCAGGGGTAAATGTTATCACAGCAGTGAAGATACTGTCAGAAATCGGTGATATCAAACGTTTTGCGAATGCCAATAAACTGGCACAGTTTGCTGGTATAGCACCGCTTCATTTATCATCCAGCGGTAAAGGTAAGGATTTTGCTACAAAGCAAGGTAACAGAAGATTGCAGGCTACGATTTACTTTCTTGCGATTCAGATGGTGCAGGTATCCTCAAAAGGAACACCAAGAAATCCAGTAGTGCGTGCGTATTACGAGAAGCGTAAGGCAGAGGGCAAGAGCAGTCAGCAGGCACTGATTTGTATATCCAGACGATTAATCAGTATTATTTATGGAATGTTGAAGAATGGTACGGAGTACCGTATGCCAGTAGTGGAAAATGCTGGTGAAAATATGTAG
- the tnpB gene encoding IS66 family insertion sequence element accessory protein TnpB (TnpB, as the term is used for proteins encoded by IS66 family insertion elements, is considered an accessory protein, since TnpC, encoded by a neighboring gene, is a DDE family transposase.) gives MLNDATCFKQIYIVCGYTDLRFGLDSLASIIESKTGSSPYVPDTLYLFCGRKTDRIKGLVWEKDGFLLLYKRLEKGNFVWPRNESEVRALTSQQFRWLMEGLTIFPKKTVQEIRPPEHMA, from the coding sequence ATGTTGAATGATGCCACTTGTTTTAAACAGATTTATATCGTTTGCGGCTACACGGATCTCCGTTTTGGCTTGGATTCATTAGCTTCTATCATCGAATCCAAAACAGGAAGTAGCCCGTACGTTCCTGATACGCTTTACCTTTTCTGTGGTCGCAAGACTGACAGAATCAAAGGATTGGTGTGGGAAAAGGACGGATTCTTGCTCTTGTATAAGCGCCTAGAGAAAGGGAACTTCGTGTGGCCAAGAAATGAATCCGAAGTACGAGCACTTACCAGTCAGCAATTTCGTTGGCTCATGGAAGGTCTAACAATTTTTCCAAAGAAAACGGTTCAAGAGATCCGACCGCCAGAACATATGGCATAA
- a CDS encoding tyrosine-type recombinase/integrase, protein MNKRTRAIDEDTYKLIIATMKNGFVHEGVQYKANERIATVLVLEYNLGLRVGDILQLRVDSFVKDGSRYRLDMYEQKTNKYRNFTVPNEVYQFVLDYAYKNHISSKTKLFPITERAVLKHLKAVCSYLALNGVGSHSFRKGFATNVYVNNHYNIELVRTLLQHSSVNVTQRYIGIGSKELEDAIQKNVCLG, encoded by the coding sequence ATGAATAAGAGAACAAGAGCAATCGATGAAGATACCTACAAGCTGATTATTGCCACCATGAAGAATGGTTTTGTGCATGAGGGTGTGCAGTATAAGGCTAATGAGCGGATTGCCACAGTGTTGGTACTGGAATATAATCTGGGCTTGCGTGTTGGGGATATCCTGCAACTTAGGGTAGACAGTTTTGTGAAGGATGGCAGTCGGTATCGTCTGGATATGTATGAGCAGAAGACTAATAAGTATCGCAATTTCACAGTGCCGAATGAAGTGTATCAGTTTGTTTTGGATTATGCATACAAGAATCATATTTCTTCCAAGACGAAGCTGTTCCCTATAACCGAGCGAGCAGTATTGAAGCATCTGAAGGCAGTATGCTCTTATCTGGCTCTTAACGGGGTAGGCTCTCATAGTTTCCGCAAAGGCTTCGCCACAAACGTGTATGTGAACAATCATTACAATATCGAACTGGTGAGAACCCTGCTCCAGCATTCCAGTGTGAATGTGACCCAGAGATATATCGGTATCGGTAGTAAGGAACTGGAAGATGCCATCCAGAAGAATGTCTGTCTTGGCTAA
- a CDS encoding glycohydrolase toxin TNT-related protein (This protein contains a domain related to Tuberculosis Necrotizing Toxin, which is the C-terminal effector domain of outer membrane channel protein CpnT, and which has a lethal NAD+-glycohydrolase activity.), translating to MNKIDTCENGINFFIKNAVFTGETGDAVRSYLTDVHITMLSSIRVTAQNLLDNMTLYKAGYYDIDNSTNFKLSEEAIRAFRTKLSTNYSDTESYTGKIQGAVSGISDISGVGTPSTNGVLELHEQLDQELLNLITEVQNHESSTVTALENSVELLLSSLNTCIAKIGLNTAAIASYESNSFYTDKDVYALANISELFYQQHEDNKDVYDAICEAEQNLKDAAEERETQGVWKTVGGVVLVGVGVACIIATAGAASPIVAAVGVAVGTGTTIFGAADSAEGAQDIYYGSIGDIDSTAVNDLKDVVFQGNEEAYYLTESVFAFAASAMIPIGQAASAGNLTFRSGATIVAKEGIATAAGAGAQKYTTDLTGNQTAGMIAGMAASMATAQGLNGIEAGAKRLAKPKLGDVGADGGAVLNDADVGSAVKSGSKAIGTDELVVRDTKFLDADGNIDWEKWAPNGGRVPGTIKENQTIPAGTIIDRYGSQWGKYTSPAGVPYEQRALPYIENPNAYHKYEVLKPIDNVTISEIAPAFEQVGGGIQYELPNNIKKLKKLGYIKEIK from the coding sequence ATGAATAAAATTGATACTTGTGAGAACGGCATCAATTTTTTTATAAAAAATGCAGTGTTTACCGGAGAAACAGGAGATGCAGTAAGAAGTTATCTGACCGATGTACATATCACAATGCTTTCAAGTATAAGAGTCACAGCGCAGAACCTGCTTGACAACATGACATTATACAAAGCCGGGTATTATGATATCGACAATTCTACAAATTTTAAACTTAGCGAGGAGGCAATCCGTGCATTTCGGACAAAACTAAGCACTAATTATTCGGATACGGAGTCTTATACCGGGAAAATACAGGGAGCAGTTTCTGGCATTTCGGATATATCGGGTGTTGGTACACCAAGTACGAATGGTGTCTTAGAACTACATGAGCAGTTGGATCAGGAATTATTAAATCTTATCACAGAAGTTCAGAACCATGAGAGCAGTACCGTGACAGCACTGGAGAATTCCGTGGAATTGTTACTATCGAGTCTGAATACCTGTATTGCAAAAATCGGATTGAACACAGCTGCAATTGCAAGTTATGAAAGCAACAGTTTTTATACAGATAAGGACGTGTATGCACTTGCCAATATCAGTGAACTGTTTTATCAGCAGCATGAAGACAATAAAGATGTATATGATGCAATCTGTGAAGCGGAACAGAACCTAAAGGATGCAGCAGAAGAACGTGAGACGCAGGGAGTGTGGAAGACCGTTGGCGGAGTCGTATTGGTTGGTGTTGGGGTGGCATGTATTATTGCAACTGCAGGTGCAGCGTCGCCCATTGTTGCAGCGGTTGGAGTGGCTGTGGGAACCGGAACGACTATTTTTGGAGCAGCAGATTCTGCGGAAGGTGCCCAGGATATTTATTATGGAAGCATCGGAGATATTGACAGTACCGCAGTAAATGATTTAAAAGATGTGGTATTCCAGGGAAATGAGGAAGCATATTATCTGACAGAAAGTGTCTTTGCGTTTGCAGCATCCGCAATGATTCCAATCGGTCAGGCGGCCTCAGCAGGAAATCTGACATTCCGGAGTGGGGCGACAATTGTTGCAAAAGAAGGAATTGCGACAGCAGCAGGTGCAGGAGCCCAGAAGTATACGACAGATTTAACCGGAAACCAGACCGCAGGAATGATAGCAGGTATGGCAGCAAGTATGGCAACTGCGCAAGGACTGAATGGAATTGAAGCAGGAGCGAAGAGACTGGCGAAACCGAAGCTTGGGGATGTGGGAGCTGACGGTGGCGCAGTGTTAAATGATGCGGATGTGGGTTCGGCTGTAAAGAGTGGTAGTAAAGCTATAGGTACTGATGAATTAGTTGTAAGAGATACTAAATTTTTAGATGCAGATGGAAATATTGATTGGGAAAAGTGGGCACCAAATGGTGGGCGAGTACCAGGAACAATCAAGGAAAACCAAACTATTCCTGCAGGGACAATTATTGACAGATATGGAAGTCAATGGGGAAAATATACATCACCAGCAGGAGTACCATATGAACAAAGGGCACTTCCATATATTGAGAATCCAAATGCATACCATAAATATGAAGTATTAAAACCAATTGATAACGTTACAATATCTGAGATTGCTCCTGCATTTGAACAAGTTGGGGGTGGAATACAGTATGAATTACCCAATAATATTAAAAAATTAAAAAAATTAGGCTATATAAAGGAGATTAAATAA
- a CDS encoding Imm74 family immunity protein, whose amino-acid sequence MKITGSMNYVKFDLENGYVIKAEGEMLVGRKFVAYMDTMKRWEPPHENEIISKEQIERIIQEVKKSMNENTVQIIFE is encoded by the coding sequence ATGAAAATTACAGGTAGCATGAATTATGTTAAGTTTGATTTGGAAAATGGGTATGTTATAAAAGCTGAAGGAGAAATGCTTGTAGGGAGAAAGTTTGTGGCGTATATGGACACTATGAAAAGATGGGAGCCACCACATGAGAATGAGATAATCAGTAAAGAACAAATAGAAAGAATCATTCAAGAAGTAAAGAAAAGTATGAATGAAAATACTGTGCAGATTATTTTTGAATAA
- the tnpC gene encoding IS66 family transposase encodes MAMEYTEEQLNNFDKATLIQLFLAQQSQLKDIDRKLQLLLEQVAVLNNNRFGKSSEKLDVDNQISFLEVDGNIVYFNEAEAVAALECSEEEETSKPHSKKKKGKRAADIKGLPIVPVEHKMTEDELIDEFGEDGWYQLEDEVYHRYRFTPMKIEIEEHHVGVYKSKKDNHFKKADHPAYLLRNSLVSPSLLAGIWNAKYVNAAPLYRQEQEFQRMGLNIDRADMAHWTILCAERYLSIFYDYLHEKMYDYHVLQADETPVLVSKENRTTGNKHYMWVYRTGKMYLNKQIILYEYQPSRNASHPRAFLKDFQGICLTDGYQVYHTIEKEREDLKIAGCWAHARRRFDEAVKALPKANQKMSLAYLALKQIQAIYREENKLGDMNPDERLKHRQLTVKPLVDAYFAWAKQNLMSVPPKSKTANGFTYSLNQEKYLRTFLEDGEVPIDNNSAEQAIRPFCVGKKNWVMIDTIAGAEASAIIYSIAETAKANDLKPYNYFEYLLTEIPKHMDDHDASFCEDLLPWSDKLPKECRKQL; translated from the coding sequence ATGGCGATGGAATATACAGAAGAACAATTGAATAATTTTGACAAGGCTACCCTTATTCAACTGTTTTTGGCACAACAATCACAACTCAAAGATATTGATCGGAAACTGCAACTGTTGTTGGAACAGGTCGCTGTATTGAACAATAACCGTTTTGGGAAGTCATCTGAGAAACTTGATGTAGATAACCAGATCAGCTTCTTAGAGGTTGATGGCAATATCGTTTATTTTAATGAAGCAGAAGCTGTTGCAGCCCTTGAATGCTCAGAGGAAGAAGAAACATCGAAACCTCATAGTAAAAAGAAAAAGGGGAAACGCGCTGCTGACATCAAAGGTCTTCCAATCGTTCCGGTTGAACACAAGATGACGGAAGACGAGTTAATCGACGAATTCGGAGAAGATGGCTGGTATCAGCTTGAAGATGAAGTATACCATCGCTATCGTTTTACCCCAATGAAGATTGAAATCGAAGAACATCACGTTGGCGTGTATAAATCTAAAAAGGACAATCATTTCAAAAAGGCAGATCATCCTGCTTATTTACTAAGAAACAGTCTTGTTTCACCATCTTTGCTAGCAGGCATTTGGAATGCCAAATATGTTAATGCAGCACCTCTTTATCGTCAGGAACAGGAATTCCAAAGAATGGGTCTTAACATCGATCGCGCGGATATGGCTCATTGGACCATTCTATGTGCAGAGAGATATCTCTCAATCTTTTATGATTATCTGCACGAGAAAATGTATGACTATCATGTCTTACAAGCAGATGAGACTCCGGTTCTTGTTTCAAAAGAAAACAGAACTACCGGAAATAAGCATTACATGTGGGTATACCGTACAGGAAAGATGTATCTGAATAAGCAGATCATCTTGTACGAGTACCAACCATCTCGTAATGCCAGTCATCCACGAGCTTTTCTTAAAGATTTTCAAGGAATTTGTCTGACGGATGGCTATCAGGTCTACCATACGATTGAAAAAGAACGCGAAGACCTGAAAATCGCTGGGTGCTGGGCACATGCAAGACGTCGCTTCGATGAGGCTGTTAAGGCTCTACCAAAGGCAAACCAGAAAATGTCTCTTGCATATCTGGCATTGAAGCAAATCCAAGCAATCTATCGCGAGGAGAACAAGCTTGGGGACATGAATCCGGATGAACGCCTGAAACATCGTCAGTTGACTGTAAAGCCACTGGTGGATGCTTATTTTGCATGGGCAAAACAGAATCTCATGTCTGTTCCGCCGAAGAGTAAGACAGCAAATGGATTTACTTACTCCTTGAATCAGGAAAAGTATTTGAGAACATTCCTTGAAGATGGAGAAGTGCCAATCGATAACAATTCGGCAGAACAGGCAATTCGGCCATTCTGTGTAGGCAAGAAAAACTGGGTTATGATTGATACCATCGCAGGGGCAGAAGCAAGTGCAATCATTTACAGCATTGCAGAAACTGCAAAGGCTAACGATCTAAAACCTTATAATTACTTTGAATATCTTCTGACAGAGATTCCAAAGCACATGGATGACCATGATGCAAGTTTTTGTGAAGATCTGCTTCCTTGGTCAGACAAGCTACCAAAGGAATGCAGAAAGCAACTTTAA